One Kineococcus radiotolerans SRS30216 = ATCC BAA-149 DNA window includes the following coding sequences:
- the recO gene encoding DNA repair protein RecO — protein MSGTGSRGTRGSSIGGAKSYRDEAVVLRTAKLGEADRIVSLLTRHHGRVRAVAKGVRRTSSRFGARLEPFTCVDVQLHRGRSLDTVTQADVLAPYGQVLVADYGLYTVGHALLETAERFTEVERETATQQYLLLVGALRSLSRREHDASLVLDAYLLRSLAVAGYAASFGDCARCGEAGPHAAFNVSAGGAVCPSCRPPGSAAPDPATLELLAALLSGEWALADAVEDRCRREGSGLVAAFLQWHLEHGIRSLRHVEREPHEPPVPLAR, from the coding sequence GTGTCGGGGACGGGATCGCGGGGAACGCGGGGATCGAGCATCGGCGGGGCGAAGAGCTACCGCGACGAGGCCGTGGTCCTGCGCACCGCCAAGCTCGGCGAGGCCGACCGCATCGTCTCCCTGCTGACCCGCCACCACGGCCGCGTCCGCGCCGTGGCCAAGGGGGTGCGGCGCACCTCCTCGCGCTTCGGCGCCCGCCTGGAGCCCTTCACCTGCGTCGACGTGCAGCTGCACCGCGGGCGCTCCCTGGACACCGTCACCCAGGCCGACGTCCTCGCCCCCTACGGGCAGGTGCTGGTCGCCGACTACGGCCTCTACACCGTCGGGCACGCGCTGCTGGAGACCGCCGAGCGCTTCACCGAGGTCGAGCGCGAGACCGCCACCCAGCAGTACCTGCTGCTCGTGGGGGCGCTGCGGAGCCTCTCGCGCCGCGAGCACGACGCCTCCCTCGTCCTCGACGCCTACCTGCTGCGCTCGCTGGCGGTGGCGGGGTACGCGGCCAGCTTCGGGGACTGCGCCCGCTGCGGGGAGGCCGGCCCGCACGCCGCGTTCAACGTCTCCGCCGGCGGGGCCGTCTGCCCCTCCTGCCGGCCCCCCGGTTCCGCCGCCCCGGACCCGGCGACCCTGGAGCTGCTCGCCGCCCTGCTCAGCGGGGAGTGGGCCCTCGCCGACGCCGTCGAGGACCGCTGCCGCCGCGAGGGCAGCGGCCTCGTCGCTGCGTTCCTGCAGTGGCACCTCGAGCACGGCATCCGCTCCCTGCGCCACGTCGAGCGCGAACCGCACGAGCCGCCGGTGCCGCTGGCCCGGTGA
- a CDS encoding histidine phosphatase family protein produces MHPLTPSPRTALVRHGETDWNRDGRLQGRTDIPLNDTGRAQALALAGTFAGQGWAAITSSPLSRARETARIVAAHLGLDLLPAEEDLVERDFGVAEGGDREELGVRFPTGERPGQEPWADLVARGAGAVRRLRAEHGDLPLLVVAHGTFIRATVDGLTGVELPRLANATAVLLEGSGGDWRLARQPQEA; encoded by the coding sequence GTGCATCCCCTCACACCCTCCCCCAGGACCGCTCTGGTCCGCCACGGCGAGACCGACTGGAACCGCGACGGCCGGCTGCAGGGACGCACCGACATCCCCCTCAACGACACCGGCCGCGCGCAGGCGCTGGCCCTGGCCGGGACGTTCGCCGGGCAGGGCTGGGCCGCGATCACGTCCTCGCCGCTGTCGCGGGCGCGGGAGACCGCGCGGATCGTGGCCGCCCACCTGGGCCTGGACCTGCTGCCGGCCGAGGAGGACCTGGTCGAGCGCGACTTCGGCGTGGCCGAGGGCGGGGACCGCGAGGAGCTCGGCGTCCGCTTCCCCACCGGCGAGCGCCCCGGCCAGGAGCCGTGGGCGGACCTCGTCGCGCGCGGGGCGGGCGCGGTGCGCCGCCTGCGCGCCGAGCACGGGGACCTCCCCCTCCTCGTCGTCGCCCACGGCACGTTCATCCGCGCCACCGTCGACGGCCTCACCGGGGTGGAGCTGCCGCGGCTGGCGAACGCGACCGCCGTCCTGCTCGAGGGCTCCGGCGGGGACTGGCGGCTGGCCCGGCAGCCTCAGGAGGCCTGA
- a CDS encoding isoprenyl transferase: MVAPPPHPSGARPPQLPAELVPRHVAIVMDGNGRWANQRGLPRVEGHKRGEASLLDVVAGAIEVGVTHVSAWAFSTENWKRSPDEVRFLMGFNRDVIRRRRDEMNSWGVRVRWAGRRPRLWRSVIDELEAAEELTKDNTVCTLTMCVNYGGRAELADAARAIALDVAAGTLNPARVDERTVARYLDEPDMPDVDLFWRSSGEQRTSGFLPWQAAYAEMVFSDTLWPDVDRRTLWAAIETYAERDRRYGGAADKPTA, translated from the coding sequence GTGGTGGCCCCGCCCCCGCACCCCTCCGGCGCCCGGCCCCCGCAGCTGCCGGCCGAGCTCGTGCCCCGGCACGTGGCGATCGTCATGGACGGCAACGGCCGGTGGGCCAACCAGCGCGGTCTGCCGCGCGTGGAGGGGCACAAGAGGGGCGAGGCGTCGCTGCTCGACGTCGTCGCCGGGGCCATCGAGGTCGGCGTCACCCACGTCTCGGCGTGGGCGTTCTCCACGGAGAACTGGAAGCGCAGCCCCGACGAGGTCCGCTTCCTCATGGGGTTCAACCGCGACGTGATCCGCCGCCGGCGCGACGAGATGAACTCCTGGGGGGTCCGCGTCCGCTGGGCCGGGCGGCGTCCCCGGTTGTGGCGCAGCGTCATCGACGAGCTCGAGGCGGCCGAGGAGCTGACGAAGGACAACACCGTCTGCACGTTGACGATGTGCGTGAACTACGGCGGGCGGGCCGAGCTCGCCGACGCCGCCCGCGCCATCGCCCTCGACGTCGCCGCCGGCACGCTGAACCCGGCCCGGGTCGACGAGCGGACCGTGGCGCGCTACCTCGACGAACCCGACATGCCCGACGTGGACCTGTTCTGGCGCTCCTCCGGCGAGCAGCGGACCTCCGGCTTCCTGCCCTGGCAGGCCGCCTACGCCGAGATGGTGTTCTCGGACACGCTGTGGCCCGACGTGGACCGGCGCACGCTGTGGGCCGCGATCGAGACCTACGCCGAACGCGACCGCCGCTACGGCGGGGCCGCGGACAAGCCCACCGCCTGA